Proteins from a genomic interval of Ptychodera flava strain L36383 chromosome 7, AS_Pfla_20210202, whole genome shotgun sequence:
- the LOC139137191 gene encoding uncharacterized protein — MQSPSLDYISLPLRDLLNPIAIDFDVLEERVYWTDVNKKTINRASLDGIWQEEILSANVDIPDGLALDIDGRKLYWTDTGRNTIERANLDGSVRELIVWQSLDEPRAIVVDKENEHLYWSDWGSAPKIERSNLDGRNRETLVSTDLGWPNGLTLDKTDGKLYWCDGQTERIEYLVLHSNVRRVLISFGQGLAHTFSLSVVGDYIYWTDWTQNRLQRADKATGKNITSVGYAIFNRANDVHYFEMPTFTVVRCPVDFFGGTIDHDCTNTKGSSCNYKCNAYYRAVYGGTLLCQEDGQWHVDTSTICELDIPNDDFFLVADSQGTIFYISMTLPQMNYVKLPLGNVHNPVALDFDLEENKVYWTDVAQKTISRASFDGTEYDVILSVDIEVPDGLALDLLTRKLYWTDTGTNRIERANLDGSNRQVVISTNITEPRAIIVDNLNNYIFWTDWGIFPKIERANLDGSSRQTLIDTELGWPNGLVLDKEEQKLYWCDALLNRIEYYDLIQNARQLMVTFTEPVHPFSLAIVGDYVYWTDWTHSQLRRANKRSGQDISSVGNAIFYRANDLHFYTRTPTTGLTTVASTTPTTSTKRATDKPVTTIKSTTATTVRLTTSHDTVRAQTSRSRSMPSTTMGLWTSKSVSTTATTVVTTHDLTTARGTQSFQTPSGRLNTSGQQTSQKYSEITSHHVHQDTTQQNGRGNVSPTVTALPVTSDPTTLIKTTIGLTTVASTTPTTSTKRATDKPVTTIKSTTATTVRLTTSHDTVRAQTSRSRSMPSTTMGLWTSKSVSTTATTVVTTHDLTTARGTQSFQTPSGRLNTSGQQTSQKYSEITSHHVHQDTTQQNGRGNVSPTVTALPVTSDPTTLIKTTIDPGPSFTKCPENEIFEFQVGAEVNYAVIDNITIEAVNGKGDPIDYTISDNVQIPGHMEFQVLPIHVTVLASAGEKQAYCRFTIKTIDKHPPRIKCPSSKSITTRQSSEEVYWNDPIVTDNVEARLQWTSREIGSTFPVGNTSVTASAIDSSGNMADCSFWVNILHNQGTCDDLFPQNGGLVCGQNTLALFECILYCQSGYKPSPNIVVFTCFDGDWIPPNEYPGCAKIRTPASISIQVKFTYEGVCEKSEDIIIMVVEKLMEEIDHHDLCSVHGARVCNSENLRWHCGTGRKRLAGDDLVLEFRVETTANLTNYGDLPNQGVDVATTTEEMERTLNESIAKFEEFVKGGNFSVDVNGTIYDVDTESFTVGKLVKTCLLGHANTPFGCLACAIGTFYNSSINECLPCDVNTYQDSEAQLGCKKCEDGQYTERAGSYTRYQCLEKPEENPTKSGGLQALYLVVICVSAALIFVIVLASVTCLACRRKPKPRSRNLII, encoded by the exons atgCAATCGCCTTCCTTGGATTACATCAGTTTGCCACTAAGAGACCTTTTAAACCCCATCGCCATTGACTTTGACGTTTTGGAAGAGAGAGTTTACTGGACAGATGTAAATAAGAAAACCATCAACAGAGCATCTTTAGATGGCATATGGCAGGAAGAGATACTATCGGCAAACGTAGACA TACCCGATGGTTTAGCCCTGGATATTGATGGCCGAAAGCTTTACTGGACCGATACAGGCAGGAATACAATTGAAAGGGCTAATTTAGATGGTAGCGTCCGTGAACTGATTGTTTGGCAAAGCCTTGATGAGCCTCGCGCTATTGTTGTTGACAAAGAAAACGA ACATCTTTACTGGTCTGATTGGGGTTCTGCACCGAAAATTGAGAGATCAAATTTGGATGGACGGAACAGAGAGACGCTTGTGTCCACAGATCTTGGATGGCCGAACGGGCTAACTTTGGACAAGACAG atggGAAACTCTATTGGTGCGATGGGCAGACAGAACGAATAGAGTATCTAGTACTGCATTCAAATGTTCGGAGAGTGCTTATAAGTTTTGGTCAAGGACTTGCCCATACATTTAGCTTGAGTGTCGTTGGTGATTACATTTACTGGACAGATTGGACACAAAATCGATTGCAACGAGCAGACAAGGCCACGGGAAAGAACATCACAAGTGTCGGGTATGCGATCTTTAACAGGGCGAATGACGTGCATTACTTTGAAATGCCAACTTTCACAG TTGTTAGATGTCCCGTTGATTTCTTTGGTGGGACAATAGACCATGACTGTACGAACACAAAGGGTAGCTCGTGCAACTACAAATGTAATGCGTATTACAGAGCAGTCTATGGTGGTACACTTCTGTGTCAAGAAGACGGACAATGGCATGTTGACACCAGCACAATTTGTGAGTTAG ATATCCCCAACGATGACTTTTTCTTGGTAGCTGACTCACAGGGAACAATATTTTACATAAGTATGACTTTGCCCCAAATGAATTACGTCAAACTTCCTCTTGGTAACGTCCATAATCCCGTTGCACTGGACTTTGACTTGGAGGAAAACAAAGTTTACTGGACAGATGTGGCGCAGAAAACCATCAGCAGAGCGTCGTTTGATGGTACAGAATATGATGTCATATTGTCTGTTGATATAGAAG TTCCAGACGGTCTCGCTCTCGACCTACTGACTAGGAAGCTATACTGGACAGACACTGGAACAAATAGAATAGAACGAGCCAACTTGGATGGAAGTAACCGACAAGTTGTCATATCTACAAATATTACTGAACCACGTGCTATTATTGTAGACAATCTGAATAA CTACATATTTTGGACAGACTGGGGAATATTTCCCAAAATTGAACGGGCCAATTTAGATGGTTCCAGTAGACAGACTCTAATCGACACGGAGCTTGGCTGGCCAAACGGCCTCGTTTTAGATAAAGAAG AGCAAAAGCTGTATTGGTGTGATGCCTTGCTTAACAGAATTGAATACTATGACTTAATACAAAATGCTCGTCAATTGATGGTGACGTTTACAGAGCCTGTCCATCCGTTTAGTTTAGCCATTGTTGGTGATTATGTCTACTGGACAGACTGGACACACAGTCAGTTGCGAAGGGCAAATAAACGATCTGGACAAGATATATCTAGCGTCGGCAATGCCATCTTCTACAGAGCGAATGATCTGCATTTCTACACAAGGACACCAACAACAG GACTTACAACGGTAGCGTCAACGACCCCAACAACTTCAACTAAACGGGCCACCGACAAGCCTGTCACTACAATCAAGAGTACAACCGCTACTACTGTACGTTTGACAACATCACATGATACAGTTCGTGCTCAGACTTCCCGGTCGAGGTCAATGCCCTCAACAACAATGGGCCTTTGGACTTCCAAGTCCGTCAGCACAACGGCAACTACAGTAGTTACAACCCACGACTTGACAACTGCACGTGGCACACAATCATTCCAGACTCCATCCGGCCGACTAAACACTTCTGGACAACAGACGTCGCAGAAGTACTCAGAGATAACTAGTCATCACGTCCATCAGGACACaacacaacaaaatggccgtggaaatgtGTCTCCCACTGTCACAGCCCTCCCAGTGACTAGTGATCCAACGACTCTCATCAAAACCACTATTG GACTTACAACGGTAGCGTCAACGACCCCAACAACTTCAACTAAACGGGCCACCGACAAGCCTGTCACTACAATCAAGAGTACAACCGCTACTACTGTACGTTTGACAACATCACATGATACAGTTCGTGCTCAGACTTCCCGGTCGAGGTCAATGCCCTCAACAACAATGGGCCTTTGGACTTCCAAGTCCGTCAGCACAACGGCAACTACAGTAGTTACAACCCACGACTTGACAACTGCACGTGGCACACAATCATTCCAGACTCCATCCGGCCGACTAAACACTTCTGGACAACAGACGTCGCAGAAGTACTCAGAGATAACTAGTCATCACGTCCATCAGGACACaacacaacaaaatggccgtggaaatgtGTCTCCCACTGTCACAGCCCTCCCAGTGACTAGTGATCCAACGACTCTCATCAAAACCACTATTG ATCCAGGACCCTCCTTCACAAAGTGtccagaaaatgaaatttttgaatttcaagtgggTGCTGAAGTAAATTACGCAGTCATCGATAACATAACGATCGAAGCAGTTAATGGGAAAGGCGACCCTATTGATTACACTATCAGCGATAACGTCCAAATCCCAGGGCATATGGAATTTCAAGTTCTACCAATACATGTGACAGTATTAGCATCAGCAGGAGAAAAGCAGGCTTATTGTCGGTTTACCATTAAAACGATTG ACAAGCACCCTCCAAGAATAAAGTGTCCTTCCAGCAAGTCCATAACTACAAGACAGAGCAGTGAAGAGGTGTATTGGAATGACCCCATTGTGACTGATAATGTGGAGGCAAGATTACAGTGGACATCTAGAGAGATTGGATCAACCTTCCCTGTTGGTAACACTTCTGTGACAGCATCAGCGATTGATTCTTCTGGTAACATGGCAGACTGTTCTTTCTGGGTTAACATTCTGCACAACCAGG GCACCTGCGATGACCTATTTCCACAAAACGGAGGTCTCGTATGCGGACAGAATACACTTGCCTTGTTTGAGTGCATCCTGTATTGTCAATCAGGATACAAACCGTCCCCGAATATAGTTGTCTTTACATGTTTCGATGGCGACTGGATACCGCCGAATGAGTACCCTGGATGTGCAA AAATACGGACTCCAGCAAGTATTTCGATCCAAGTTAAGTTCACTTATGAAGGGGTATGTGAAAAGTCGGAAGATATTATCATCATGGTAGTTGAGAAACTCATGGAAGAAATTGATCATCACGACCTATGTTCAGTCCATGGGGCACGGGTCTGCAACTCTGAAAATCTTAGATGGCACTGCGGAACAGGACGAAAACGGCTAGCGGGCGATGACCTTGTCCTTGAATTTAGAGTTGAAACTACAGCTAACCTAACTAACTATGGAGACTTACCAAACCAGGGAGTAGATGTAGCTACGACAACCGAAGAAATGGAAAGAACTTTGAACGAATCTATCGCCAAATTTGAAGAATTCGTAAAGGGTGGCAATTTTTCAGTTGATGTCAATGGAACTATCTACGACGTGGATACCGAATCCTTCACCGTAGGAAAACTGGTGAAGACTTGCCTACTAGGCCATGCTAATACACCATTTGGATGCC TGGCCTGTGCAATtggcacattttataactcTTCAATCAACGAGTGCCTACCATGTGACGTCAATACCTACCAAGATTCCGAAGCTCAGCTGGGGTGCAAGAAGTGTGAAGATGGCCAATATACAGAACGTGCCGGAAGTTACACAAGATATCAAT GTCTGGAAAAGCCGGAAGAAAACCCGACGAAGTCAGGAGGCTTGCAAGCATTGTACCTTGTTGTTATCTGTGTGTCAGCTGCCCTAATCTTTGTGATCGTCCTCGCATCGGTAACATGCCTGGCGTGCAGGAGGAAACCCAAGCCAAGAAGCAGAAACTTGATCATTTAA